A single Anaerotignum faecicola DNA region contains:
- a CDS encoding Holliday junction branch migration protein RuvA encodes LRERVKVYTYMSVKEDGISLFGFNKMEELELFNKLITVNGVGPKAAISLMGALIYGDIIMAVVSEDAAALSKAPGLGKKTAQKIILELKDKFKNEDFLQSIWGAVCSR; translated from the coding sequence GCCTTAGGGAGCGGGTAAAGGTTTATACGTACATGAGCGTCAAAGAGGATGGAATTTCACTTTTTGGCTTTAATAAAATGGAGGAATTGGAACTTTTCAACAAACTTATAACGGTTAACGGAGTAGGCCCCAAAGCCGCAATCAGCCTCATGGGGGCGCTGATCTACGGGGATATTATAATGGCGGTCGTTTCGGAGGACGCGGCCGCCCTCTCAAAGGCTCCGGGCCTTGGTAAAAAAACGGCGCAGAAAATAATACTCGAATTAAAAGACAAATTCAAAAACGAAGATTTCCTTCAAAGCATATGGGGCGCTGTATGCTCCCGTTAA